ACTGGAAGCTGAGTCTTGTTGGTGAGGAGACCGCTGTCTTCACGCCAGACCTTGTCATTCTTATCACAGTTACAACCAAAGCGAGAGGCTGCGCATGAGTTGGTCATCCCGCATGCGCACTTTTTATGACCAGATGCTCCACCCCAATGAGTCACTTTTTTGGAGTCACGTGACACCCACCATCCATTGAGTTCGTAGCGAAAAAGTCGAGCTTTATAACACTCATACTTAATAAGCTGTTCACAGTGTAAGGAGACTCTGGTGAGCATCGCCAGCTGAGACAGACTCGCTCCGGTGTACCGAATGTCACGTGAGTAACAACCAGCTGGTTCACATCCCTGGACAAGCGTTCTCTTCTCACTGTCGTGACTGATAATTATCACGCCAACTCCATTCTTGTCATTCATGTTACAAGTGACCTCAAACGGTGGCAAACCTCCTTCACCGTCAGGATCAATGACGTAACCTCCACTCATTGAAGAAGGGTTCAACCTTTTCAAAGCGGTACAAGATTTGGCGAATCCTTCAGAGAAAAAATATAATTGCTACTGGCCGATTTTGTAGTGGTATTTCTACTGAGCTAATAAATGAAGGtagttttacaatgaatttCACGAAACATTGGCCGCGCCGTTTCCGAGCTTGGTTGCCAACTCGGGAACTGGGGCGGGTAATTCAAAAGTTCATTGTCAACGGGCCAATGAAATTTGCAATTTCACAATGAACTTTGGCAACTTCGCTCCGAAAGTCGGTACGAACTTGCCAACAAAGTTCACAGCGAAGTTATCTTGCGAgtagttggtttctcctacacTTCTCTCCATTCTGATCCTGAGTAAAATCACAGTTAGGTTTTAGATTGAACACTCTTCAGTTGAGTTTTAGACTGCTTTAACATTGTTAATTTTGTGCGTGAATTTATTACAATGGCCGATGGAGACCTTAACGAGGAAGAACTTCTTGGAAATTTGTCCGAGTATGACTCGGCAACTAAAGCGGCGGACGTTCTGCCCCATTCATTTTCAATCAACAAACAGGAAGCTCCTGCCTTTATCTCGCCAGAACAGATCTCCTTGCTGACTTCAGCGATTCAGAGTCTGACGGAGAGATTGGTGGCAAGCCCTAATGCAACAAAGGGCAAACCTACGAAAGGGAAAAGCCACTGCCATTTAGGTTACCGTATACCTTCAGGGGTGTCTCGCGTCCGAGCAATGCAGCGCGTCCGATTCAAACTGTAGATACCTAAACccctatatcaaattaaagcttataaAGCTGGCTATCAAACCATATCAAGTATTTGgaaattaaatgaattgtcGAAGTTTTCACGACCTCTAAATGCGAGCGTCCGAATCACCTTTTCAAAGATAcaagtcaaagcaaattttgcttttcgCTATTATATTTTGTTTCTCCGTTTTCCGACCCAAAGCGCTAAAAAAAGGTGTCTGCGTTTTGCCATACTCAGTTACAGTGAAAAGTTATAGAACGTTTTCGAAATAGTATTAAAAAAATGTGAAGTGTTGGTACAAAAATCGCTctcagagaaaaaatattttgaaataaaacatTTGCAGACACAATTTTGTTCTTTATATGTTAACCTAGCCACTGTCACAATTTCGGGGCAATCGGATAAATTCCCTGTGCGTTTTAGCTCTTGAAAGTGTCCGGTTCGAGTGAAAAGATTGATTCGAGAAAACAGCGCTAAAACTGTCAATCAGACGGGTAATTTTTACTTCCGGCCAAAACGTAAAACCGCCATTTCTCCGCCAatgtttaatatttttgaataatttctttttcacaTTGTCTACATGTCTACAtgtctacatgttccagcactcggcaaagtccctttttgacttgtggctgttactgcttaggtggcctcatacaccacaagcctttttggagacatcaccgccaagccggccacttctgctggagagaacaggacagccacaacaccggggactttatcccctactc
The Montipora capricornis isolate CH-2021 chromosome 10, ASM3666992v2, whole genome shotgun sequence genome window above contains:
- the LOC138020049 gene encoding contactin-associated protein-like 2, whose product is MSINFWWDTEKCDLNNKTKEHSCRACFVAEPYSTYMKMVKSPANQGFAKSCTALKRLNPSSMSGGYVIDPDGEGGLPPFEVTCNMNDKNGVGVIIISHDSEKRTLVQGCEPAGCYSRDIRYTGASLSQLAMLTRVSLHCEQLIKYECYKARLFRYELNGWWVSRDSKKVTHWGGASGHKKCACGMTNSCAASRFGCNCDKNDKVWREDSGLLTNKTQLPVSQLRFGDTGDKGEEGYHTLGKFKCYGTA